The Punica granatum isolate Tunisia-2019 chromosome 4, ASM765513v2, whole genome shotgun sequence genome has a window encoding:
- the LOC116205060 gene encoding protein LIKE COV 2 isoform X1 — protein sequence MADDKQSTSIPLTEHSGLSKSGNSASDTSLHDPEDAQKSRPSSPNSSTRKACYAVLQSWVSKKFMTGCVVLFPVAVTFFVTWWFIQFVDGFFSPIYERLGIDIFVPPIYLNTNGLEGRKTASLDGIMCMMPMLSLGFVTSLIFIFFIGIFASSWMGATVFWVGEWFIKRMPFMKHIYSASKQISAAISPDQNTTAFKEVAIIRHPRLGEYAFGFITSSVILQRDDGDEELCSVYVPTNHLYIGDVFLVNSDEIIRPNLSIREGIEIIVSVGMTMPQVISPIERIPHQNSRIPLNRMM from the exons ATGGCGGACGACAAGCAGTCGACCTCGATTCCGTTGACCGAGCACTCGGGTCTCAGTAAGAGCGGCAACAGCGCTAGCGACACCTCTCTGCACGATCCGGAGGATGCTCAGAAGTCTCGTCCGAGCTCGCCGAACTCGTCTACTCGCAAG GCTTGCTATGCTGTCCTTCAGAGTTGGGTTTCTAAGAAGTTCATGACAGGATG TGTTGTTCTCTTTCCAGTTGCTGTCACATTTTTTGTCACGTGGTGGTTTATACAGTTTGTAGATGGTTTCTTCAGTCCAATATATGAAAGACTTGGCATTGACATTTTCG TGCCACCTATCTATCTAAACACTAATGGACTAGAGGGGAGGAAAACAGCCAGTCTGGATGGGATTATGTGCATGATGCCCATGTTGA GCCTTGGATTTGTCACCTCTcttattttcatattcttCATTGGCATATTTGCTTCATCATGGATGGGTGCAACCGTCTTTTGGGTGGGGGAATGGTTTATTAAGAGAATGCCTTTTATGAAGCACATATATTCAGCTTCCAAGCAAATCAGTGCTGCTATATCTCCAG ATCAAAATACCACGGCATTTAAGGAGGTTGCTATTATTCGTCATCCTCGTCTTGGTGAATATGCTTTTGGCTTCATTACATCATCTGTTATCCTTCAG AGAGATGATGGGGATGAGGAGCTATGCAGTGTTTATGTCCCAACAAACCATTTGTACATCGGTGACGTTTTTCTGGTCAATTCTGATGAGATCATCAGACCCAACTTGTCCATCCGTGAAGGGATAG AAATTATCGTGTCAGTGGGAATGACAATGCCACAAGTGATTTCTCCAATCGAGAGGATACCTCATCAAAACAGCAGGATCCCTTTGAACAGGATGATGTGA
- the LOC116205060 gene encoding protein LIKE COV 2 isoform X2 produces MADDKQSTSIPLTEHSGLSKSGNSASDTSLHDPEDAQKSRPSSPNSSTRKACYAVLQSWVSKKFMTGCVVLFPVAVTFFVTWWFIQFVDGFFSPIYERLGIDIFGLGFVTSLIFIFFIGIFASSWMGATVFWVGEWFIKRMPFMKHIYSASKQISAAISPDQNTTAFKEVAIIRHPRLGEYAFGFITSSVILQRDDGDEELCSVYVPTNHLYIGDVFLVNSDEIIRPNLSIREGIEIIVSVGMTMPQVISPIERIPHQNSRIPLNRMM; encoded by the exons ATGGCGGACGACAAGCAGTCGACCTCGATTCCGTTGACCGAGCACTCGGGTCTCAGTAAGAGCGGCAACAGCGCTAGCGACACCTCTCTGCACGATCCGGAGGATGCTCAGAAGTCTCGTCCGAGCTCGCCGAACTCGTCTACTCGCAAG GCTTGCTATGCTGTCCTTCAGAGTTGGGTTTCTAAGAAGTTCATGACAGGATG TGTTGTTCTCTTTCCAGTTGCTGTCACATTTTTTGTCACGTGGTGGTTTATACAGTTTGTAGATGGTTTCTTCAGTCCAATATATGAAAGACTTGGCATTGACATTTTCG GCCTTGGATTTGTCACCTCTcttattttcatattcttCATTGGCATATTTGCTTCATCATGGATGGGTGCAACCGTCTTTTGGGTGGGGGAATGGTTTATTAAGAGAATGCCTTTTATGAAGCACATATATTCAGCTTCCAAGCAAATCAGTGCTGCTATATCTCCAG ATCAAAATACCACGGCATTTAAGGAGGTTGCTATTATTCGTCATCCTCGTCTTGGTGAATATGCTTTTGGCTTCATTACATCATCTGTTATCCTTCAG AGAGATGATGGGGATGAGGAGCTATGCAGTGTTTATGTCCCAACAAACCATTTGTACATCGGTGACGTTTTTCTGGTCAATTCTGATGAGATCATCAGACCCAACTTGTCCATCCGTGAAGGGATAG AAATTATCGTGTCAGTGGGAATGACAATGCCACAAGTGATTTCTCCAATCGAGAGGATACCTCATCAAAACAGCAGGATCCCTTTGAACAGGATGATGTGA
- the LOC116205058 gene encoding uncharacterized protein LOC116205058: MLESILVVVCATLLRRRLLLPPEIYIQQIRRGWEFGVVQVSLALTGREMSSSMMLRRFCCFSAPAIASSSASSSSSLSPPKKKSLVFLGSPQVSAVVLEALFNASTAPDSAFEVAAIVTQPPARRDRGRKLMPSPVAQHALDKGFSPELIFTPERAGEEAFLASLKALQPEICITAAYGNILPRKFLNIPPLGTVNVHPSLLPLYRGAAPVQRALQDGVKETGVSLVYTVRALDAGPIIARERLQVDDQIKAPELLDLLFSKGSTLLIRELPSICDGSAQAKAQPQDDSKATLAPKIMPEESWLSFDQEASVVHNKVRAFAGWPGTRAKLLVFDKENGIQNVLELKLITTRVCNQIKSDAGGSDEISIHNGALIVPCGGRTQLEVLEIQLPGKKVVSAAAFWNGLRGQMLKKL; the protein is encoded by the exons ATGCTTGAATCAATCTTGGTCGTTGTGTGCGCAACCCTTCTACGTCGTCGTCTTCTCCTTCCACCAGAGATATACATACAGCAGATTAGACGGGGGTGGGAGTTCGGAGTCGTTCAGGTCAGCTTAGCTCTCACCGGGCGGGAAATGAGCTCGTCGATGATGCTGCGTCGTTTCTGCTGCTTCAGCGCGCCCGCCATAGCCTCTTCCTCTGCTTCTTCATCTTCGTCGCTCTCCCCTCCCAAGAAGAAGTCGCTCGTCTTCTTAGGTTCTCCTCAG GTCTCTGCAGTCGTCCTCGAGGCACTCTTCAATGCTTCGACGGCGCCGGACTCCGCGTTTGAG GTTGCAGCAATTGTTACTCAACCACCGGCGAGAAGAGATAGAGGGAGGAAATTGATGCCTTCCCCTGTGGCACAGCATGCATTGGATAAGGGTTTCTCTCCTGAACTTATTTTCACACCTGAACGAGCTGGAGAG gAAGCGTTCCTGGCCAGTTTAAAAGCATTGCAGCCTGAGATTTGCATTACAGCGGCATATGGCAATATTTTACCCAGGAAGTTTCTTAATATTCCACCATTGG GCACCGTAAATGTACACCCAAGCCTGCTGCCGCTTTACCGTGGTGCTGCTCCAGTTCAAAGAGCATTGCAG GATGGTGTGAAGGAAACTGGAGTATCATTAGTATACACTGTTCGTGCTTTGGATGCTGGACCGATAATTGCCAGAGAGAGACTCCAAGTTGATGATCAAATTAAG GCTCCAGAATTACTTGACCTTCTGTTCTCTAAAG GATCTACACTTTTAATACGTGAGCTTCCATCCATATGTGATGGATCAGCTCAAGCGAAAGCACAACCACAAGATGATTCTAAAGCTACCTTAGCTCCCAAG ATTATGCCCGAGGAGTCATGGCTATCCTTTGATCAAGAAGCTTCTGTCGTGCATAACAAG GTTCGTGCATTTGCAGGATGGCCGGGAACTAGGGCCAAGCTCTTAGTATTTGATAAAGAAAATGGCATTCAGAACGTCCTTGAGCTCAAACTCATCACAACGAGGGTATGCAACCAGATCAAATCTGATGCCGGTGGAAGTGATGAGATCAGCATCCACAATGGTGCTTTGATCGTTCCATGTGGTGGACGCACGCAACTGGAG GTACTGGAGATTCAGCTACCGGGTAAGAAGGTTGTGAGTGCTGCTGCTTTCTGGAATGGTCTCCGGGGTCAGATGCTGAAGAAATTATGA
- the LOC116205059 gene encoding 5-formyltetrahydrofolate cyclo-ligase-like protein COG0212: MDPCTIRLSSQFPLLPAISLRRVSTHTSLPSVSHLRHFQRKRFNLEAGGGVRAQKFDEAAFEAERLSLDAAARESMAESSKRDEAEDDPKAWKWVIRKRIWDLLEARNFAQNPRPVHHRIPNFVGAAAAAQKLAELDVFRAARCVKVNPDSPQKQVRFLTLTGGKKLLTPQPRLRTGFFSVLDSSTLTPSTINEACTSVGVAKHGRPIGLDEKIEVDLIVIGSVAVDPTTGARLGKGEGFAELEYGMLRYMGAINDSTPVVTSIHDCQLVDDIPVEKLLIHDVPVDIICTPTQVFFTNTAIPKPQGIYWEKLSPEKLGQIRILRELKRRIEQETGQTLPCGPSEKLPPTAQRRR; the protein is encoded by the exons ATGGATCCGTGCACGATCCGATTGTCCTCCCAATTCCCGCTATTGCCCGCCATTTCCCTTCGCCGCGTATCAACCCACACTTCCCTTCCTTCCGTCTCCCATCTCCGACACTTCCAGAGGAAGCGGTTCAATCTGGAAGCCGGCGGCGGAGTTAGAGCCCAGAAGTTCGACGAGGCCGCCTTCGAGGCAGAGCGGCTCAGCCTCGACGCCGCTGCCCGGGAGTCCATGGCCGAGAGCTCGAAGCGGGACGAGGCCGAGGACGACCCCAAGGCGTGGAAGTGGGTGATCCGGAAGAGGATTTGGGATCTCTTGGAGGCCCGCAACTTCGCCCAGAACCCCCGTCCCGTCCACCACCGCATCCCCAACTTCGTCGGAGCTGCCGCCGCTGCTCAGAAG TTGGCCGAGTTGGATGTTTTCCGGGCTGCACGCTGTGTGAAAGTCAATCCCGACTCGCCTCAGAAGCAAGTTAGGTTCCTCACTCTCACTG GAGGGAAGAAGCTGCTAACTCCTCAACCCCGTCTAAGGACTGGATTTTTCTCTGTACTGGATTCCTCTACGTTAACTCCCAGTACCATAAATGAGGCGTGCACATCGGTAGGTGTCGCCAAGCATGGAAGGCCAATTGGACTCGATGAGAAGATCGAGGTTGATCTGATAGTAATCGGGTCAGTCGCTGTTGATCCTACGACTGGTGCTCGCCTTGGCAAGGGTGAG GGATTTGCGGAGCTTGAGTATGGAATGCTACGCTACATGGGAGCCATCAATGACTCAACGCCGGTCGTTACCTCCA TACACGACTGTCAACTTGTGGATGATATTCCGGTGGAAAAACTACTGATCCACGATGTTCCGGTGGACATTATCTGTACTCCTACCCAGGTCTTCTTTACCAACACGGCTATTCCGAAGCCTCAAG GGATATACTGGGAGAAATTGTCTCCCGAGAAGCTGGGCCAGATCCGTATACTCAGAGAGCTTAAACGCCGAATTGAGCAGGAGACTGGCCAGACGCTCCCTTGCGGTCCATCTGAGAAGCTGCCTCCCACAGCCCAAAGAAGGCGATGA
- the LOC116205057 gene encoding polypyrimidine tract-binding protein homolog 3 isoform X1: MSEASKVIHVRNVGHEISENDLLQLFQPFGVITKLVMLRAKNQALIQMQDVAAAISALQFYTNVQPSIRGRNVYVQFSSHQELTTMDQNSQGRGDEPNRILLVTIHHMMYPITVEVLHQVFSPYGFVEKIVTFQKSAGFQSLIQFQGRQSAINARTSLQGRNIYDGCCQLDIQFSNLDELQVNYNNDRSRDFTNPNLPSEQKGGRSSQPSYGDAGGMYALQAGGGRAVAYPQMANAAAIAAAFGGGLPPGISGTNDRCTVLVSNLNPDRVDEDKLFNLFSLYGNIVRIKLLRNKPDHALVQMGDGFQAELAVHFLKGAMLFGKRLEVNFSKHPNITQGADTHEYVNSNLNRFNRNAAKNYRYCCSPTKMIHLSTLPQDITEEEIAAHLEEHGNIVNTKLFEMNGKKQALVLFDTEEQATEALVCKHATSLAGSIIRISFSQVQAI; this comes from the exons ATGTCAGAGGCCTCCAAAGTCATTCATGTTCGCAATGTCGGGCACGAGATTTCTGAG AACGACCTGCTTCAGCTATTTCAACCATTTGGAGTAATTACGAAGCTTGTGATGCTTCGGGCAAAGAATCAG GCCCTTATCCAAATGCAGGATGTTGCTGCTGCCATTAGTGCTCTGCAATTTTACACTAATGTTCAGCCAAGCATTAG GGGTCGGAATGTTTATGTCCAATTCTCATCGCATCAAGAGTTGACTACAATGGATCAAAATTCTCAGGGGAGAGGAGATGAG CCAAATCGAATTCTGTTGGTTACTATCCATCACATGATGTATCCCATCACAGTGGAGGTACTCCATCAAGTCTTCTCTCCATATGGATTTGTCGAGAAGATTGTCACCTTCCAAAAGTCAGCTG GCTTTCAATCCCTTATCCAATTTCAGGGACGTCAGAGTGCTATTAATGCTAGAACTTCTCTTCAG GGACGTAATATTTATGATGGCTGTTGCCAATTGGACATTCAATTTTCAAA CCTTGATGAGCTACAAGTGAACTACAATAATGATAGATCAAG GGATTTTACGAATCCTAATCTGCCTTCTGAACAGAAAGGCGGTAGATCATCACAG ccCAGCTATGGGGATGCAGGAGGCATGTATGCCCTTCAAGCCGGTGGGGGTCGTGCAG TTGCATATCCACAG ATGGCTAATGCCGCTGCCATTGCAGCTGCCTTTGGAGGAGGTTTGCCTCCTGGAATAAGTGGAACAAATGATAGGTGTACAGTCCTTGTGTCTAACCTAAATCCCGAT AGAGTAGATGAGGATAAACTTTTCAACCTCTTCTCTCTATATGGAAACATTGTGAGAATTAAGCTTCTCCGAAACAAACCAGACCATGCACTTGTTCAGATGGGCGATGGGTTCCAGGCTGAGCTAGCAGTGCATTTCTTGAAG GGTGCCATGCTCTTCGGGAAGAGACTGGAGGTCAACTTTTCAAAGCACCCAAATATTACTCAAGGTGCTGACACGCACGAGTACGTGAACTCGAACCTCAACCGGTTCAATCGCAATGCCGCAAAGAATTACCGATACTGCTGCTCCCCAACGAAGATGATCCACCTCTCAACCCTCCCTCAGGACATCACCGAAGAGGAGATTGCGGCCCACCTCGAAGAGCATGGGAATATTGTGAACACCAAGCTCTTTGAGATGAATGGGAAGAAGCAAGCCCTGGTGCTGTTTGATACTGAGGAGCAAGCCACAGAAGCACTCGTCTGTAAGCACGCGACCTCCCTTGCCGGGTCAATAATCCGAATCTCCTTCTCCCAGGTGCAGGCTATCTAA
- the LOC116205057 gene encoding polypyrimidine tract-binding protein homolog 3 isoform X2: MLRAKNQALIQMQDVAAAISALQFYTNVQPSIRGRNVYVQFSSHQELTTMDQNSQGRGDEPNRILLVTIHHMMYPITVEVLHQVFSPYGFVEKIVTFQKSAGFQSLIQFQGRQSAINARTSLQGRNIYDGCCQLDIQFSNLDELQVNYNNDRSRDFTNPNLPSEQKGGRSSQPSYGDAGGMYALQAGGGRAVAYPQMANAAAIAAAFGGGLPPGISGTNDRCTVLVSNLNPDRVDEDKLFNLFSLYGNIVRIKLLRNKPDHALVQMGDGFQAELAVHFLKGAMLFGKRLEVNFSKHPNITQGADTHEYVNSNLNRFNRNAAKNYRYCCSPTKMIHLSTLPQDITEEEIAAHLEEHGNIVNTKLFEMNGKKQALVLFDTEEQATEALVCKHATSLAGSIIRISFSQVQAI; this comes from the exons ATGCTTCGGGCAAAGAATCAG GCCCTTATCCAAATGCAGGATGTTGCTGCTGCCATTAGTGCTCTGCAATTTTACACTAATGTTCAGCCAAGCATTAG GGGTCGGAATGTTTATGTCCAATTCTCATCGCATCAAGAGTTGACTACAATGGATCAAAATTCTCAGGGGAGAGGAGATGAG CCAAATCGAATTCTGTTGGTTACTATCCATCACATGATGTATCCCATCACAGTGGAGGTACTCCATCAAGTCTTCTCTCCATATGGATTTGTCGAGAAGATTGTCACCTTCCAAAAGTCAGCTG GCTTTCAATCCCTTATCCAATTTCAGGGACGTCAGAGTGCTATTAATGCTAGAACTTCTCTTCAG GGACGTAATATTTATGATGGCTGTTGCCAATTGGACATTCAATTTTCAAA CCTTGATGAGCTACAAGTGAACTACAATAATGATAGATCAAG GGATTTTACGAATCCTAATCTGCCTTCTGAACAGAAAGGCGGTAGATCATCACAG ccCAGCTATGGGGATGCAGGAGGCATGTATGCCCTTCAAGCCGGTGGGGGTCGTGCAG TTGCATATCCACAG ATGGCTAATGCCGCTGCCATTGCAGCTGCCTTTGGAGGAGGTTTGCCTCCTGGAATAAGTGGAACAAATGATAGGTGTACAGTCCTTGTGTCTAACCTAAATCCCGAT AGAGTAGATGAGGATAAACTTTTCAACCTCTTCTCTCTATATGGAAACATTGTGAGAATTAAGCTTCTCCGAAACAAACCAGACCATGCACTTGTTCAGATGGGCGATGGGTTCCAGGCTGAGCTAGCAGTGCATTTCTTGAAG GGTGCCATGCTCTTCGGGAAGAGACTGGAGGTCAACTTTTCAAAGCACCCAAATATTACTCAAGGTGCTGACACGCACGAGTACGTGAACTCGAACCTCAACCGGTTCAATCGCAATGCCGCAAAGAATTACCGATACTGCTGCTCCCCAACGAAGATGATCCACCTCTCAACCCTCCCTCAGGACATCACCGAAGAGGAGATTGCGGCCCACCTCGAAGAGCATGGGAATATTGTGAACACCAAGCTCTTTGAGATGAATGGGAAGAAGCAAGCCCTGGTGCTGTTTGATACTGAGGAGCAAGCCACAGAAGCACTCGTCTGTAAGCACGCGACCTCCCTTGCCGGGTCAATAATCCGAATCTCCTTCTCCCAGGTGCAGGCTATCTAA
- the LOC116203276 gene encoding egg cell-secreted protein 1.1-like — MAAHASTFSPLFLALIVLALVTGPAASQPISPVGSRSPSASDLMARLKLSDDPEAPSCWDSVFELQACTEEVITFFMSGETHLGAGCCQAIRTIEHHCWPGLIGTLGFTEEEGDILEGYCNSAIEPEG, encoded by the coding sequence ATGGCTGCACATGCTTCTACCTTCAGCCCTCTCTTCCTAGCTCTCATCGTCTTGGCTCTCGTCACGGGCCCTGCCGCCTCCCAACCCATAAGCCCGGTGGGGTCCCGATCACCGTCGGCCTCGGACCTTATGGCACGACTGAAGCTGTCAGATGATCCGGAAGCGCCGAGCTGCTGGGACTCGGTGTTTGAGCTACAGGCTTGCACCGAAGAGGTCATAACGTTCTTCATGAGCGGGGAGACTCACTTGGGCGCGGGATGCTGCCAAGCCATTAGGACCATAGAGCACCATTGCTGGCCCGGCCTGATTGGGACGCTCGGCTTCACCGAAGAGGAAGGAGACATCCTTGAGGGCTACTGCAACAGTGCAATAGAACCCGAAGGCTGA
- the LOC116203278 gene encoding abscisic stress-ripening protein 5-like produces MEGERNHHHRHHQASGYGSAEGSPMGMDSYGTGRPGGMGSYDNNSAGMGSYDNNSMGMGSYDNSSTEWDLMTTIQWERDLMGAADRTTGGRRSSTSTMSTWHERHEIGKDPEHARRHRVEEELGTAAALGAGGYALHEHHDMKEAKKMEEEGHGKHHRHLFRS; encoded by the exons ATGGAAGGCGAGAGGAACCACCATCACCGCCACCACCAGGCCAGTGGATACGGTTCCGCTGAAGGCAGTCCTATGGGAATGGACTCCTATGGGACTGGCCGCCCTGGGGGGATGGGATCCTATGACAACAATTCTGCGGGGATGGGATCCTATGACAACAATTCCATGGGGATGGGATCTTATGACAACAGTTCCACAGAATGGGATCTTATGACAACAATTCAATGGGAACGGGATCTTATGGGAGCAGCGGACAGGACTACAGGAGGGAGGAGAAGCAGTACAAGCACCATGAGCACATGG CATGAGAGGCACGAGATAGGGAAAGACCCAGAGCATGCACGCCGACACAGGGTAGAGGAGGAGCTAGGCACCGCAGCCGCTCTTGGGGCTGGTGGGTATGCATTACATGAGCACCACGACATGAAGGAGGCCAAGAAGATGGAGGAAGAGGGCCATGGAAAGCACCACCGCCACCTATTTAGATCATAA